A genomic window from Elaeis guineensis isolate ETL-2024a chromosome 3, EG11, whole genome shotgun sequence includes:
- the LOC105041643 gene encoding inositol-3-phosphate synthase, whose protein sequence is MFIEKFKVESPNVKYGEHKIESMYHYQTTELVHETRDGSYQWIVKPKTVRYDFKTDTRVPKLGVMLVGWGGNNGSTLTAGVIANREGISWATKDKVQRANYYGSLTQASTIRVGSFNGEEIHAPFKSLLPMVNPDDIIFGGWDISNMKLADAMARAKVLDIDLQKQLRPYMDSMVPLPGIYDPDFIAANQGSRANNVIKGTKKEQVQQIIKDIRVFKEKNKVDKVVVLWTANTERYSDVIVGLNDTMENLLASLDKNETEISPSTLYALACVLENVPFINGSPQNTFVPGLIDLAIKRNSLIGGDDFKSGQTKMKSVLVDFLVGAGIKPTSIVSYNHLGNNDGMNLSAPQTFRSKEISKSNVVDDMVSSNSIVYEPGEHPDHVIVIKYVPYVGDSKRAMDEYTSEIFMGGRNTIVLHNTCEDSLLAAPIILDLVLLAELSTRIQLKAEGEEKFHSFHPVATILSYLTKAPLVPPGTPVVNALAKQRAMLENILRACIGLAPENNMILEYK, encoded by the exons ATGTTTATAGAGAAGTTTAAGGTGGAGAGCCCCAACGTGAAGTATGGGGAGCACAAGATCGAATCGATGTACCACTATCAGACCACGGAGCTCGTCCACGAGACCCGTGATGGGTCCTACCAGTGGATCGTTAAGCCGAAGACCGTCCGATACGACTTCAAGACCGATACCCGTGTTCCCAAGCTCGg GGTGATGCTGGTGGGGTGGGGAGGGAACAACGGGTCCACACTCACAGCTGGAGTCATTGCTAACAGAGA GGGGATTTCATGGGCGACCAAGGATAAAGTGCAGCGGGCTAACTATTATGGGTCGCTGACGCAGGCTTCCACAATCAGGGTCGGATCTTTTAATGGGGAGGAGATCCATGCTCCGTTTAAGAGCTTGCTTCCAAtg GTTAACCCAGATGATATCATCTTTGGAGGGTGGGACATAAGTAACATGAAGCTGGCTGATGCCATGGCGAGGGCCAAGGTTCTGGACAtagacctccagaagcagctcagGCCCTACATGGATTCCATGGTCCCTCTCCCCGGAATCTATGACCCTGATTTCATAGCTGCTAACCAGGGGTCACGTGCTAATAATGTGATCAAGGGGACGAAAAAGGAGCAGGTCCAACAAATCATCAAGGACATAAG GGTGTTTAAGGAGAAGAACAAGGTGGACAAGGTGGTGGTGCTATGGACAGCAAATACTGAAAGGTACAGCGACGTGATTGTCGGGCTCAATGACACTATGGAGAACCTCTTGGCTTCGTTGGACAAGAATGAGACCGAGATATCTCCATCGACTTTGTATGCACTTGCTTGTGTCCTAGAGAACGTTCCATTCATCAACGGAAGCCCGCAGAACACCTTTGTGCCGG GACTGATTGATCTGGCTATTAAGAGGAACAGTCTCATTGGTGGAGATGACTTCAAGAGTGGGCAGACAAAGATGAAGTCTGTCTTGGTGGATTTTCTTGTGGGAGCTGGAATCAag cCAACTTCTATAGTCAGCTACAACCATCTCGGGAACAATGATGGCATGAATCTCTCTGCTCCACAAACTTTCCGGTCGAAGGAGATCTCAAAGAGCAATGTTGTTGATGACATGGTCTCTAGCAATAGCATAGTCTATGAGCCCGGGGAGCATCCAGACCATGTTATTGTCATCAAG TATGTGCCCTATGTTGGGGACAGCAAGAGGGCTATGGATGAATACACATCAGAGATATTTATGGGTGGGAGGAACACAATTGTTCTTCACAACACATGTGAGGACTCTCTTCTGGCGGCACCCATCATTTTGGATTTGGTTTTGCTGGCTGAGCTCAGCACCAGGATTCAGCTCAAAGCTGAGGGGGAG GAAAAGTTCCACTCCTTCCATCCAGTGGCCACCATCTTGAGTTATCTCACCAAAGCTCCCCTT GTTCCTCCAGGCACTCCTGTTGTGAATGCCCTTGCAAAGCAGAGAGCCATGCTGGAGAACATCCTGCGGGCTTGCATTGGACTGGCTCCTGAGAACAACATGATCCTCGAGTACAAGTGA
- the LOC140856532 gene encoding uncharacterized protein, whose product MTHTHQDGTFIRDESRDLYERATSLIAEHDDESAASTQQSRIEAEVFTELMGPERYGRVRGYGVGVTPTQLSDVSRYTQHAAADAQDSRVRRLEAEIQEIRQSRAAEMEEMRQSRAEMQAMRGQIDRLTSLLEMYGPSQVNTYY is encoded by the exons atgactcatactcatcaggatggtacttttattcgagatgagtcgagagatttatat gagagggctacatctctcattgcggagcatgacgacgagtccgcagcatctacgcagcagagccgtatcgaggccgaggtgttcacagagttgatgggaccagagcgctacggccgagtgaggggttatggagtaggagtcacccccactcagttatctgatgttagtagatatacgcagcatgctgcagcagatgctcaggattcacgcgttcgcagactcgaggcggagatacaggagattagacagagtcgtgccgctgagatggaggagatgcgacagagccgtgccgagatgcaggccatgaggggacagattgatcggcttacatctttattagagatgtatggtccatctcaggtaaacacatattattaa